taatctcatctacacattgcagaatttttctgcacggagattgacctgtggtgcaggatTTTAGaatctgcagtatgtcaatttatcttgcgtttctgtcTCAGAATTATATCTGACAACTTTATTTTAAAAAGACACACCAAAATCCACAGCAGATCATCCAcacctgtttccgcatcaaaacaCATTAGGTATGGATTTTACCTGCGTTTATCTGTAGGCTCTGATGCGGATCCTCCGCATCAAATTCCGCAACATGTGCAAGTAGCCCCAAAGTCAGTATTGATCTGAAATAAAGGTTGTGGTTGGTTCACCCTTCCCTGACtactggtaagggtatgttcacacgctgagtcaaaaacgtctgaaaatacggagttgttttcaagggaaaacagcccctgattttcagacattttttgagcaactcgcgtttttcacagcattttttacggccgtttttggagctgttttcaataaagAAAAACgactcaaaaaacgtcccaagaagtgacctgcacttcttttttgcgcggacgtttttcaaaacgggcgtgAAAAAAAACGgcgcgtcggaacagaacgccgtttttcccattgaaatcaatagccagatgtttggaggcgttctgcttccgatttttgggtcagtttttcgggcgtttacgtcccgaaaaacgcccgaaaataggcagtgtgaacattccTTAACTCAAAAGCAGTACATTGTGTAAGGAAAAAAAAGTATTCCCAAAGTATTCCTTTTAAATAATATTGGACATATGTTTCTGCATTTATAAGCACAACAGAGTAAAGCACAATTTTTGGATAAAACATTTactgtattctattttttttttcaagtcatTATATGGTTTGTATTATAATTTATACCCCCATTTAacaataaatgttctttttttttctttcagcatTACACGCTGGTTGTTCTTCGGAAAGTTTGACCAGGTATGTGTGAACTGATGTGTTTGAACAAAGATCTTTGGTTGTGCAGATCAGCAGAATACGTTGGCACCGTATGATTACAAACATAATAAAAGAACTGTAATAAAATGTCAAACACCAGAATTGAATAGCTTACAAAGTGTAGTGACTAATATCAGGAAGACATGATGCAGAAATGGAAATGAtttgctttaatttttttgtctccCCCACTTgccatttttaaaaaagtttttgtaatttaaaaatttgcatatataaaataatactgccatatgatGCTGAAATAATACCTTTATAGAGTATCCAAattatactaccatatagtgtccTCATAGCACTGCCAATGCCCAAAAAAATCTACTAATATTACCGCCATATAatgtctacataataccgccatataggtcAGTGCGGAGCAAGAGACAGAGAGGACTGTGTGGCTGTGATTTAACAGCTACAAGGTTATCTCTATTGTTGGACACACAATTAGGTGGAAACGAGTGCCCTTCAGACAGCTGGAACTGGTAAACATTATTTCGCTTTACACTCAGGTTGCTCTTGGGGTCCCATTTTTGAGGGCTCGCATGAAAATAGGGCCCCTTAGTATTTGCCCAGTATGACACCTCTTAAAACTGACACTTCAATTTCTGTACGATCTGTTTGTCTTGCAAAACTCGTGGCATTTCTTTCCCTTAAATGATAAAAGGTCTAAATTCCACAgtcaataattagaaaaaatgcgACATAACAAAAGCAACATAAATCAGATTATAATTAAGAGCAATGATTCACAGGCAAAGTTTGGCTGAGACTTTAGATTGCAACATTCAAATTTGCACTTTTGTCTTCCTGGAATATGAATGGACACTCTGAAAAGGATAGTGTTGTATGTCGCCTTTCATTGGGATGTACCTACTCACTCCTGGATAATATTGCATGTGTGATACCAAAAAAAGTGCATATGCAATGTTGAATGTGAGCCATGTGATGCTGCTCGTGTCTGCTATGTGATCTTACGATAGACTTACATGTGTAAAACCATCTGCTGTCATCTGTCAGTGCTTAGGTCAAGCCTCATTCAGCAATGTTTGTACAAATGTTGTGGATTGAATTGCTTGGATCACGTCTTTGCTTGGAGAATGGAAAAGATCCAACAGCAGTCTTAAGGCTGACGAGGAATGCCAAAAGGAACTCTAAAACCCCAGCTGTTCCAAGAGGAATTCTATACTTAGGCAGGCCGGATTAACAACATAGTGTTAGCATGTGGTTGCTATAGGATACAGTAGAAAGAGGTCTTACAATGCGTTAATAATGAAACTTTGTAACGTGGTAAATCATTTTCTCAGTTATAGTGTTAATAAAATTACGATTTTGACTAAGTCTCCTTATTATGGATCTAAGGGAATATAATTTTGGCAAACTCTTCCAAATCTTATACTatcattgctaaaaaaaaatccccctctTCCAATAAGTAAAAAAATCTGTTTGTGATTGGTTCGGGTAAATGTCCTGAGGCAGTAGGAAGTAAAAAGGAGCTTGTTGCTAAGACACCTGGGGCATCTACACTTGGTCCGGTGTGTCTCCTTCCAGCCATCTCCCCTATCTCTTTATAGAGGGCGGAATATCTTGCCCCGTACTCTGTGCCCTCTTCCTAGGGTGCTCCCCATGTTACTCATCTTGTTCTTCGCAGTGAGTTCAATGTGTATCTTCATTGTCTTATCATCCGGAGCTGGTCAGTATCCTCCACGGTATTCTATTATATTCTATTCTTTCTCTCTTTTCTACAGGTGGAGCTTTTTTTGATCTCACCTTCACTAGTTGACTGAAGAATTTCCACTTCATCTGTCTACATCTCCTGATGGATCCACTCCTCTCTGGCTTACATCTCCCATCATCCTCAAGATTTTTCAACTTTAATTACTACTGTGACGTGGATTCTCAGAACAATCAGGCCTTTCCTCATTTTTGTGACATGGGGCTCTACCTCTATGAAAACTCCTTGTATTGTCTAACTTTCTCTACACCATTGTATATCGTCCAGTTTGTCatggtttctttttttactcCTATCAACATATTAAATACCTCCAACTaaatgacagtaagggtatgtgcacacacactaattacgtccgtaattgacggacgtatttcggccgcaagtaccggaccgaacacagtgcagggagccgggctcctagcatcatacttatgtacgacgctaggagtccctgcctctccgtggaactactgtcccgtactgaaaacatgattacagtacgggacagttgtcctgcagagaggcagggactcctagcatcgtatataagcaTCGTGGATTTTATGCCCATAAAAACCACGGgtaaatctgtccatgtgcgttgctttatgcatcagtgtgctttgtgagtggcatgtgtttttcacgcactcgcaggcacttctatttttttgtcaATGTAATTGgtgcgtaaaacacggacagcacactttGTTTAGATTCAACTCATCCGCTATGATCAGTTTTGTACAAAAAATAACAACTTTCAAATGGGTCCgttagggttgtttttttttactatttcggCCATCATTTtgttggcacatacaaaaaatgttATCAATATCTGTCAACAATCTATTATGTATGGGATCTAATAGACACAGATTAGCGGTGTTGCAATTTTGTAGTCAGTGTGGTTTTATTTCCCCAGGTAACTAGTGGCACCAGAGCGGTTTAACAGGAAAacatgcacttgtttttttttttaccaagttgAGCATTCATATTAGTGGAGGTTGATAAGGAGCTCATGAACATTCTCACTCTGCCCTTGATACAGATCCATTTATTCAAACACGCATACAGCTCTTGTTAGCCTTCACCAGTGCAAACTATGGAAACTATAATACAGAGTACAGATTGATGACTACCATCACAGGATAGCCTGCAGGGTGCACAAATATACAGTAGAATCAAAGATACCTGCAAATGATAAAACAAAGCTGCTATGGACAATCACTGCTATGATAAATCCACTATGACGGGATTATTAACTCAACAATGCTTCATTAAAACAGATTGTTTCAAAGAACATTCTGTAAAGCAATGGAACACTTTCTAATTACAGTGTTCAGCTAGTTGACACATATTCTTGGAATGAATGGTTCACGAATGCTTCGATCTACGGTGTTAGCTGGTAATTGCTTTTGTTCGGCTATTAGTACAGTCctaaaaaacagaacaaaactgGTTATGCGGTGGAGGTTCTAATGTGATCATATGGTGATCAAGTCAATAAGATTCTGATGGCTATCTAGAAATAAATGTACAGTATGTCTGAAGCTTCCTCACAATATCTTCTACCCGGTCATAAAATACAAcagtaggctctgttcacatctgcattatatCAGTTTTCCTGTTCTGTCATATGAACAGAAAAGCAAAACGGGAGCGCCGGATCAATCACACGACAGACACCATTGGCGCTTTTTActgccatttttgtttttggATAGAAAAGCACGGCATGTTGCTCCGTTTCGGCTGGGATTTTTAACACAATCTTTGGCCGAGGCTCCTAACGCAGCCTCCAATGCAtaggtgaacacagccttaggcctcattcggaTGGCAGTGTTAAGTCCATGAGATACAGACTATGTCGGCCACATAATTAACTACAATGCGAGGAGTCCCTGCCCCCCCACGCCCCGCAGGAATACGGTCCTGTACTGTATCATGTTTTTAGTACTGTACAGTAttcccgtggggaggcagggactcctagcatattTAACTAGGACTCTAGGAGCCCAGTTCACTGAACTGtatttggtccgggaaatgcagccaaCGTACAGTCTGTATCTCACGGACCGAAGACtgctgtctgaatgaggccttagtcaggtttagatatttttttttttttaaccaattggTTTTGATGAAGAAATTTGTCAATATCGTGTTCAAAACAGTTTTTCCGTCTGTCACAGTCCGTTGATGAAATTTACATTTCAAAAATTAAAGTGGTAACATAACCGCAACTTATAGAATGCCTTACATTTTAAAGTGAAGAGCATTCACGCAGAGGATTATTACCATTGTAGAGACAAAAcattaaatgcaaaaaaaataactgaATTGGTCTTTGGATCATGTAAAGTTTCAAACAGAAAGACTTTAGCCCTAGGTGGATCTTCTCTCCAGATTAGGAGAGGTTCCTTCCATACTACccccttaaagggcttgtcccacaaaacacatgtatccgctatccacaggataggagatacatgtgttatATCTGGGTGTCAGACCTATGGGACCACCAGAGATGAGAATAGGGGACCAAAAGCcccctgaagtgctccatgagaatggagcgcaTGCCTGACCAACCATCCATTCACTTCTGTGGACTTACCGGAGACAGCAGTCCCAATTGTCcaatataaataaatagagcGCTGGACAGGCATgcactccattctcatggagcactttgggggacttttggttcactattctccttatcgctgggggtaccAGCTGttagacccccagcaatcacacatacattatacagggtgggccatttatatggatacacctaaataaaatgggaatggttggtgatattaacttcctgttttttggcacattagtatatgggagggggggaacttttcaagctgggtgttgactatggcagccattttgaagttagccattttgtatccaactttagttttttcaatgggaagagggtcatgtgacacatcaaacttatcgagaatttcacaagaaaaacaatggtgtgcttggttttaatgttactttattctttcatgagttatttacaagtttgtgataaagatagtggggccattcttcatcaatggacacCTCAAGGcctcgggatatctgaaattgctacatgatgatgtgtttcccactttatgcactgaagctggcacgttccctgagtttttccagcaagatggtgcaccaccacattatgggtgtcaggtccgagcattcctagatgaacagtttcctggaaagtggattggtcgtcgtgggccagttgaatggccccctaggtctcccgatctgacccccttagacttttatctttggggtcatctgaaggtaaTGGTCTATGATGTgacgatacgagatgtgcagcaactgaaactacagatactggaagcctgtgctagcatttcttctgcggtgttgctatcagtgtgtgaagagtgggagaagagggttgcattgacaatccaacacaatgggcagcactttgaacacattttataagtggtcagaaacttgtaaataactcatgaaagaataaagtaacattaaaaccaagcacaccattgtttttcttgtgaaattatcggtaagtttgatgtgtcacatgaccctcttcccattgaaaaaactaaagttggatacaaaatggccaacttcaaaatggccaccatggtcaacacccagcttgaaaagtttcccccctcccatatacgaatgtgccacaaacaggaagttaatatcaccaaccattcccattttatttaggtgtatccatataaatggcccaacacacacacaccctatcctgtagataggggataaataggttttgtgggacaaaccctttaaggcctATGTTGTGGAACGGAAATAAAAACCCTTCTGGGTtgctactttaaagaggctctgtcaccacattataagtgccctatctcctatataaggagatcagcgctataatgtaggtgacagtaatgctttttatttagaaaaactatctattttaaaccactttgagagatttttcgctttatgctaatgagtttaatgcccaagtgggcgtgttttactttagacagagtgggcgttgtacagaggagtgtataacgctgatcaatcggcatcatgcgcttctctccattcatttacactgcactagcgatagttatatcgttatgtgcagctacatacacaaacactaacattactgcagtgtcctgataaatatacattactaccagccaggacgtgatgtatattcattatcaggacactacagtaaggtTAGTgtttgtagctgcacataacgatataactatatcgctagtgcagtgtaaatgaatggagagaagcacACGATGCCGATtgatcagcgtcacacactcctctgtacaacgcccacttggtctaaagtaaaacatgcccaggcattaagaaactcattagcataaagcgaaaaatcgctcgaagtggtttaaaatagatagtttttctaaataaacagcattactgtcacctacattatgtaggagatagggcacttatgtggtgacagagcctctttaactcctctTCCTCCATCCTATAGGAAAGGGACACTGAGTGAAACCAACTCATAATGGAGATTTTAAAGTAAAATTTGTAATCCTGGATGGAAGTGCTTGATACCAATCTTCTAATACTACAAAATAAAACTATGCGAGTTTTGAGATTGGGACCCTAACAGACTGTTCAAAACAGGTCGGTACAAAATTCAGAGGCTTGTGTGACTACACATCATTCGCatttaatggggcagatttactcgtGGTTGTTTGTCGTATTTTGCGCCCAAATGTGGTACATGTTGCATTTCATTTTAGAAGTTTATTACAAGAATATGCCATAAAGAACGGATGTTTGCATCACACTGGAAGCTTTTCAAGAAGGGCAAGAAAATGTGGTACGGCAATTTGTAAAGCAAGGACAGATAAAGCTGGCAACCCGGCAATATGCATGGGGTCTTTTGGTCTGCCGTATCTTGGTATACTTTATTAGTACATTGTACATGCATTTATTTGATACCTTTCATGgtcatggggggaggggggggtttaAACTTATACATCGTTGTAGGGAGACGTGGTTGTGTACATAGGGTTATTTTAACCTGGGGATTCAGGTTGCATACATTGGTTTATATCTGAATGGTGGTGTATGATATATAATCAGTCTTTCCCATGAGTGATCATCCTGTGGCCTAACCGGAGGTCAGGACTGGGGTCCAGCACACATTTTGTCTGTGCTTCATACATATCGTATTCGGATTTTAGTCCGCAATATGGGTGTCCtttctttaaaaatattttacatgTTTGTTGCACACATTGACTGGCACTCTTCCAATACCAGTTTGTGTTGCCCGCTACTCGTTGTACGGAAAAATTTGGTACAAAATAATAAATTTGTAAACGAAGTCAACCAAGAGATCGGATTAGGAAGCAGCAAGTGTCTAACAAGgtacaccaaatttattaaagtgTGCGCTACggtgataaatttggcgtatcTTCTGACTGACCGGCCTAAATTTCAGaccgcattagtaaatctgcccaaaaaaatttaattttaaaaCATCTAGAGGTTTTAGTATGTTAATACAGACTATGTTATCTAGTGTAATATGATGAAGAATGGGATATCTTCTATTACAGCCTCTCAACTTTGTTGAATTCTAGCTGGCACCGCTTAATGCCAATTAGACTTTGGGCGATTTAGGTTGATTATTAATATTTCCCAAGAGCGCATTTGCAAAGACAGCTCTCAAGATCAGCATGTGACCTTACCAACAATCCCATGCCATATCAGTTAAAGAAATTTAGGACAAAGGCCCAGTTATATACCCACACATTTTTAGTGGACCATTCGAATTAAAGTAGGAAAAACAAGGACAGTAATATTTTCGTACGGTTTAttagaaaagtataaaaaaggcACATTGTGTGGATTTCTACTTGAAcatcaagtatatatatattttttgtaaaccTTATTGGAGCAGTAGAACAGAATACAAACAATTGAAATTAATATTAGTGCTTTCCATTTACTGTTAACTGCAGTAGAGCTACTTAGATGCTACCAGAACCTCTTCTAGCTGCCAATGAATCAGTAGTGAGGAGGAAGTTTAAGGAAAGAAGAGCCTACTTGGTCCCAAAAGGAGATTGTACTTTGGGTTTTTAATTTGAACAATTCACCCTCTATAAGAGGTAGAGCCAAACCACCTTTAGCACAGACCAGCTGCCAATTCATACAAAGAAAGagtacacaaaaatatatatattgctgtACTCCCCGTGCACCTAATGCCAAGCTTCAATACTTGTGTGCATACCACTGCAAATGTATAGTCACAACTATGActgctaaacccccccccccccccaaaaaaataattcacCGTGTACATGATCTTTTCATTATCAGTGCCGAAACCCATGCACAGCCAATATAGTTAACTAAACTTGGCAGTGGAAAAATAAACCCATTTTCTGCCAGACAGGACATACACATGGGAGGAACCTGGCAACGCAGGGGTTAAacacaagtttaaaaaaaaaaatctaaaataccttataggaaaacaaaaacgtaaGGCTATTTTAAAATACCCCATTAAACCTCCGTGTGATTGCAGTAGCCCACGTTACAGACATTTCATTCAGTTTCTCAGTTTATAAAATATCAACATTCTTCAATAATAAGTTCATCAGAACTGTACAGTTTCTTCTTAAGAACCTTGAACCCAGGGCTGAGTTTCAATGACTGGCCAGACCCAGGGACTGGTTTGGTGCTGAAGAGGCCCTGAAGTCTAGACCAGAACCTAGAGTCCAGTTTAAACAGGATGGTCATCTGGAAAGTTGGTACTACAGATGGATCAACTGCTAGCTGTGCCACCGTGTGACAGTCCTTGCTATTCTCCACACATAGGTCAATAAGTGCACCCCTGAGTCCACAAGGCTCACTGTATGCCAGATGCATCAGTTCTTGGCCCAAATGGCAGAGAAGATCATCAGGGAGGAGGAGTTTGGAGCATCTCAAGGAGTTAATTTTTGCTTTGTTCAAGCTTCTTTTGATCATCTTCAGGAGACTGGGACACAGTTGCTCTCCTTCAGGATCGCAGAGCAGCTCAGAGTCTGGTATGGAAATGTTATCAAAGTCTAGAATGGAAGAATATACAGAAGTCTTTAGTAAATGATCAAGATCTGACCCACTTaaatttacacttttattaaaacaAGTGAAAAATTGTTACGTCAACTATACACCCCAATATTAACACTAGctgtaataaaaaggaaaaaaaaacaatacatacaAGATTCAGAGAAGGAGTCGCTACTTGTAAGAGATTCACAGTCGGAATTGGGAAGACTGGAACATCTTTGAGACAAGTCCGCACAAAGTCCATTCCACAGGTCTTGGGGTTCTTCAATGATTGGGGGTGGCAGAGATATAGGCAGGGTATAGTAGATACCACCTCTGGCAGGCATGACTGATGCTTTAGAGAGCTAGTGCAAAAACAAGTGATCACTGCAAAGAAAGAAACAAAGTCAACTACTGCAGTATGACATCATAGCATCCCAAATTTCTGACAATTGACCGATCACagccagtttattttttttaggggggtgtaATAAGGTCTGGGTGATCAAATTAGATATTTTATTAGTGCCTTAATTAACATTATTGGCCTGGTTATCGATTGACTGGTTATGCATGAATTGACACAtttacctcatttgcataaagttatgtaaATTTGTAACTCAGTAAACTGTCAAAAAGGTTACCAAATGGAACCCATGACATTCTGCATTCTACATAGTTGATACTAGTCAGTGTGCTACTTAAAGTTTACAAAACAAAGATCAAAAGTATTTCATATAGAAAAACATTTTGATACAAACTCAAATAAATACAAGTAAAACTCATTGATTTAACATGCCGTAAAAGTGAACTAGTAAAAACAATAGCAAAACAACGCAAGCAATTGAGCGAATGGGACAATAGAATGAGATACTTACAGTGCTTGGAGTGCAGTGTGACGTAAAATGCTTGTTAAACCGAATGAAATGTTGATTTAAGTGCTAAAACCGTGCGCTCGCAGCTGCAATGCTCCACTGCTCAGCACACCGTCGCGAGTAACCATCCCTAGCACTAGCACTAGCACCTTCATGACCTGCACAGCGGCTTATATAGCGGACAGGTTCCAGCCCCGCCCACTAAACGGAGGCTCGACTCGACAGTGCGTTCTATCCACGCCTACTCATTGTGTACCCAATGAGAAATCAGCGCACGTTCGCAACGTTCTATCCTGCCCGGTTACAGATTCATCGCCCCTCCCCTTACAGCTGGGATGGAGTCAGTGTCTACATTAAAGGGACAGTGTATATTGTAGGAGAGAtagaggaggagggaggagagGTTTTCAGACAAAGGCATCACTTCTGCGCTGTGCTCATTTCTCTGCTGCATTGCTTTGTACtcttgtttttctttcttttaagaCCAAGCCTCCCCCTCCCTCTAGTGGTTTTAACTGATCAACATGTTATTTTTCTTATGATTCCACACTGCAGTCACATTTAGCTTTCATTTTTTTATCTGATGTACTGATCACTGCAGAAAATGATGCAAGTTTCTGTAAACAGGTCTCTGCCATCGACGTAGTTATACCCAATACAGGTTGTTAAGAACTAATGTGATGTTTGCCCAAATCTGTGCATAATTCTGCAGCCTGCACGTgatgttaagggtatgtgcacacacactaattacgtccgtaattgacggacgtatttcggccgcaagtaccggaccgaacacagtgcagggagccgggctcctagcatcatacttatgtacgatgctaggagtctctgcctcgctgcaggacaactgtcccgtactgaaaagatgattacagtacgggacagttgtcctgcagcatggcagggactcctagcatcgtacataactatgatgctaggagcccggctccctgcactgtgttcggtccggtacttgcggccgaaatacgtccgtcaattacggacgtaattagtgtgtgtgcacataccctaaggacaaAGACTCCTGCACGAATATGGACCGATCTGTATATGATCGGGTGAGCTCTGATCGAGGCACATAATTACCCTTAAAGGGTCTCTTATAGGATCGCTACACAAAAACAGTGCTCTACAATGTGGTTCTTTCCATCGAGTATAGCTAGCTAAGCTATGAAAGTATGTTTGTGTGAATATACtcctaatataatatatctgatagccTTGATGTAATATTGTCTATCTGATGCAATCCTTAGGACAGCGATCCCTATGTGGTAAGGCATGCTTGTATCTCGTAGATCTTCAGGCTGTAACTCATCCCTATTGAATTGTGAATGTACTAGAAATCTGGAAGGGGCACTCTAGAAATCGATGGGGAATAAATCTACCGGtataaacagtaaaataaagagtATATTTATTATAATAACAACAATGTATCAAAAAGCTACAGTGATCACTGTCTGACATACCTGGACTCAATACTGGACCCTGGGGAAACATTCCTACACACTCACTCTGTTCCTGGAGAGGGTCCGAGCACATACATAAAGTGCATGAGAGGGTCCGAGCACATACATAAAGTACATGAGAGGGTCCGAGGACATACATAAAGTACATGAGAGGGTCCGAGCACATACATAAAGTGCATGAGAGGGTCCGAGCACATACATAAAGTACATGAGAGGGTCCGAGGACATACATAAAGTACATGAGAGGGTCCGAGCACATACATAAAGTGCATGAGAGGGTCCAAGGACATACATAAAGTGCATGAGAGGGTCCGAGCACATACATAAACTACATGAGAGGGTCCAAGGACATACATAAAGTACATGAGAGTGTCCGAGCACATACATAAAGTACATGAGAGGGTCCGAGCACATACATAAAGTACATGAGAGGGTCCGAGGACATACGTAAAGTACATGAGAGGGTCCGAGCACATACATAAAGTACATGAGAGGGTCCGAGGACATACATAAAGTGCATGAGAAGGTCCGAGCACATACATAAAGTACATGAGAGGGTCCGAGCACATACATAAAGTGCATGAGAAGGTCCGAGCACATACATAAAGTACATGAGAGGGTCCGAGCACATACGTAAAGTACATGAGAGGGTCCGAGGACATACATAAAGTACATGAGAGGGTCCGAGCACATACATAAAGTACATGAGAGGGTCCGAGCACATACGTAAAGTACATGAGAGGGTCCGAGGACATACATAAAGTACATGAGAGGGTCCGAGCACATACATAAAGTACATGAGAGGGTCCGAGCACATACATAAAGTACATGAGAGGGTCCGA
The nucleotide sequence above comes from Rhinoderma darwinii isolate aRhiDar2 chromosome 11, aRhiDar2.hap1, whole genome shotgun sequence. Encoded proteins:
- the DDIT4 gene encoding DNA damage-inducible transcript 4 protein, which gives rise to MPARGGIYYTLPISLPPPIIEEPQDLWNGLCADLSQRCSSLPNSDCESLTSSDSFSESYFDNISIPDSELLCDPEGEQLCPSLLKMIKRSLNKAKINSLRCSKLLLPDDLLCHLGQELMHLAYSEPCGLRGALIDLCVENSKDCHTVAQLAVDPSVVPTFQMTILFKLDSRFWSRLQGLFSTKPVPGSGQSLKLSPGFKVLKKKLYSSDELIIEEC